The segment CAAAAACTGAATTGGTATACTAAAGCTCATAAAcataacagacaaaaaaatcaatagaaaTACAGAGAATGATATCAGTGTAGGAGCCTAAAAGAGCATGCCGGCAACCTCTGAATATCTAACAAGTAGATAAAACAAGTCACATGATATTCTTTTTTTCCTAGGACtcagtttaaaatgtgtctttgaaGCTAACATAAATGAGTCAAGCTAGTAAGATGCTACCTCTTTCTTGCCTAAAGCTGGAAGTATTGTACTGGACTGTAACATAAAaccataaagagagagagaaaaaagaagcaaacaacCATCAACACAACTCTTTTACACCAAAAGCCTCTTGGGACATTATTTACAAATGAAGCTGTCATGCTTTTGTAAGGGGTTCATTTAAAAGCTATCattacacaaatacaacaagaagattttctttttttttaatactatcATTTCTGCAGGCAAAGTCACAAATAAGAGTTTGAATAGATTCTTTGGAGACGGACATGAAAACAAAGTGGGGAGAAGTTTGAAAGGAAAGATGGAGGGGTTTATGAAACTGGAGTTTTGTTATAAAGCAAACTCCATGCTCAAGAGTGTCATCCTGTTCTTCCAAAGAAGGAAAAGTCAAAGGTCAcaataataaactgtatttagAGTCAATTAATTTTATAGAGGGACATAGAAATGTCAGAGGATGGGCAGGAGGCATACAGGCATTTAGCTTGTATTTGATGGCCCTGGGCTGGGGTTAAAAGCTAATTTGAGGAGGAATTAGGATGAGGAATGAAGGGAGGAGCGGGCAGACTGACAGGAGGGTAGAATAGCAAGTCATTATTTAGTCTATTATTGTGGAGAAGGGCATGTTTTTATGGAGGTTGGGGTTCTGAGAGTGTCGATTACGGCTGCGCACAGAGCTGAACACCATGTTGCAACCAGGGATTTTGCACTTGTGCATCTCACGCAGGTGCACAGTCTTGTAGTGCACGCGCAAGGTCCCCTTGTTGCTGTACATTTTGTGGCAGATGTTGCAGAGGATCCCACTGCTGCCACTGTTACTGCCCCCGGTGGACGAAAGGAGGAATGGCGAGGAGGAAGGTTCCAACCCATCACCTTGTCGTCCTCCTCTTATTTCTCCAGTCTCATCCTGATGCCTCCCTTCACCCCGCCCCGTGGCACGCTGGGAGCAGTCCTCCCCCTCACTGTtgccctcctcctcatcctcttctccctcctcctcctccaggtcaTCCAATAGGATGCCTTCATCGCTGCCCTCATCTGACTCATGTGAGGAGTGGACACTGCTGCTGGATTGAACGCTAGATGTGGTGCTCAGGTCCAACACCATGTAGTCGTCTGGCTGGCCCCGGGAGAAGCCATTGGTGTGGTGGTTTTTAAGGTCTTGGTTGAGAGGGTGGTGGGGATACTCATTGCTCGTGGGGGAACGGGCATCGTGGTTTAGGCCGGTGGGCCCGAAGCTGGCGCCTCCGATGCCCATCCCGGCCATAGGGTCCAAGCCCATGTGGTGCCCAGCATAGATCTTGGCCAGTAACTCGGCTCGCAGGTCCTTGGGCAGTGGCGTGAGTTGGGGGTCCAGGACAATGTCGTCCAGCTCTTTGGTCAGCAGTTTGCGGTGCAGGTTAATGTTGGAGCTGTGCCTAATGTGGGGGAAACATAATTATAGATAAGAATGCTGCCAATgtacaaaaaacactgtcataTAAAAAAAGCTACCACGTTGCAATATAAATTCTCCGTTTAATCATGTATTTTAAGTTTTCTCACTTCTCTAAAATGGCATTAGACTATAAAGATTCAATATGCAAGAACAGCTACATGTGTAACTATTGTTACTATCAGTCGAGATACACAGacagtcacacagagagagaaatccaCCCTGCAGCTCTCCTCGGAAAAGTGCACTAACAtagcacagagagagagcatcCTGCTAGTGTTTACTGCTGTCAGCATGTCTGCACTGCACAGCCCTCAAATCCAATAGACTCTGACTCAATTAAATACTCCACCATATTGAATGGGAGTTTATCAATTGATTCGAGCTGTGGTAATGTGATAATCGAGGGGAACTGGATAGCATATTAGCACTAGGCCCTGACAGCATTATCGCATTCGTTCCCTATTGGAGGTGGCTTAATCGAGCACCTCAATGAACATGTCTTTATGTAGCCCTGGATTTAATTAAGATGGGCATTTTTTCCCAAACACAAGGCAAACTGTATCACACAATGTGCTACAGCTGATGAAAGAAACTCAGTAACAAGTGCCATGCTTAAGCCAAGATACGATTAGTGTGGGTTTCAGTTAACATACAAAGCCATGCTAAAGGATGCAAGGTGAAATGGGCCTGAAAAATCTAATTCAATGCTTTTTCACTCCAATTTCACAGTTGCCAAGTTGGACTAAGGAAAAGGGTACCCACGCCACACATGTCACAATAAAACTGCATAACACAGAAAGGAAACTTAAGCAACTAATGACCGGCGTCATATATGACATAAACAAGGCCCACTCCTTTCATATCAGGTCAGCACTTAAatcaaataagaaaatatgCATACACTCAGTGCCTTTTAATGTGAAGGGTTTCCATGCAGGGAGGGCACATGTGtgtataacaaaacaaaaatttaaaaaaaagaaaagaaaagggtCATCCTTATCAGGACGGGCAAAAATGGAGTCACAATGGATAGTAGAGCTTACCAGCAGTGGCAGGGTTGATGCAGTCAAAAAGGGTCCCTTTCCTTTAATTATTTACTTCCCTATCCGACATTGTCCTGCAAGAGgtaaaaatacattcatttgAGGGACCCTTTTCTGTGAACCAGGCAACCAGGAGCCCGTCCACTCGAGCATTGTCAGCATTGAGGAGAGAGAGCGTGGCAAATCGATTGGCCGTGGCTgtcactgcatgtgtgtgtgtgtatttgtacgtgcttgtgtctgtttgtaggtttgtgtgtgaaaaacagaaaatatactACTTCCATATAGTGGGACTTCGTTCAAAAAGACTATATAAatcctttgttcttttttatcctTTGATAGTACAGTTGCACCCATATGGCGTTAGCTTATGGATAAAATATGGGAGTCATGATTCAGTGCCTGTGGCGTTGCATCCCTGTCTAGTCAAATACATGTGTGGACGTTTGGCTGTTGGAGGCCGGAGTGTTTCTAGATAGTCTGACAAATGCCGTAATCAGTGATCAGTATATAAAGAAATGGGCATGTTTTTTCCTTAATTTCAACTGCAGTGATTCCAACTACCAGGCTTTGATGTCAGAGAGGCCATAGATTTGCTCAGTTAAGCCTGAATTTCAGAATGCTGTTGATGATGCTCAGGTAGGCAGGTCCTTTGCAACATGTCTCCATCTCTATAACAACACCTTCTCACTGCTAATAAGCTCTAAGTTAACCATGGCTACCTCAGTTTTAAGATATTAAAGTCAAACATGCTAAATGTCATGCAGTAAGTAGTCTGCGCTATAGCTACAGTAGCCAtttaaaatactcaaaatgcACACCACATTGTTAGAATACTACAACAATATCTAATgaacaatattcacatttattatGATCTTGTTATCCATTGTATAGTTATAtgcaaataacataaaataaatggaaggaaaaaaaaatcaatttatcatttGTAACCATAATTTTAAGAactgcagaggagaaaaaagccCACTTTCTGATCATTTGCATAAACATTGTTTAATCCTTGTGTTGGCAATGTCTTCTTTCTCTAAGAAATCTAAATAAGTCAGCAGAATCCACACACAGTGGGCATAATGCACTTATCCCTTCATTTATCAGATTTAGACTTTCTGCCCCATTTCCCACTCCCCTCCATTCCTCCACCTCCATCACTCCACTTCAGTATGCTCTGTCTTTCCTCCCCCAAACCCAACTCCTTAGTCGACCCCCACCCCAACCCACCCCCCCTTCCTCCATCTCCACCTCCCTGTTGGCCAGTAATGTGGCTGGCAAACCAATTTGACAGTCTCATCTTCGCCCAAAAGATGGGGGAGGCCTCCAGAGAGCCCATTTTTGACTGTGCAGAGGAGGTAGAGTGAGAGTGTGCCTGTCCCAACCCGGCGTTAATCATCTTTAGGTTCATCTGATGGCCCTTGCCCTTGTTTTTGTGTcagtgcgtatgtgtgtgtatacatgtgtgtatgttgtctAAATGGCTCATAATGTGTAAATGAGACGGAGGGCTGAGTGGTATTAAACTGACACCAGTGGTTCTTTGTCTTTCCTGTCATTTGAGGTGTGTTATGAGGTTTTGTGTGTAAGTGGGAGGACAAGAGTTTCAGTAACATTTATCACTCTCTGTCACTGCTTTATCTGCTTTGCATTGTTTCAGTCTGTTGAACAACAAAGGCTACAATGATTTGAGGATCCTCAAATAAATGAGTGCATAGACATTAAATATGCATTAAATatcacatgaaaaacatttttatgtacaAGTTATAATTTAATGACTTGAAATTACCCACAGATTTTAACTAGAATTCTATTGATGACAGTGTACTTGCATGAGACTCAATATGTTATTCATCTAAGAATATAATAATTCCCCTTATTCTCCTAAAAATACATCACAAGAAAACTGTCAGGGATAAACCAAAGGGATGGAATATTTCAAGCTTGCGTCTTTTAATCAGCATATATTTTGAACTGGGGTGAGTGGCTTTGCTAAGATATTCTCTCTATGAGCAGCGTGCCCTTTGTTTataagagacaaacagagagctGTTTTTCAAGCAGCGGAGCCGGGCCCACATGCAGTGAGGGGACCGAGGGAaaaggagggagacagagagaggaaggagtggGGAGGAAAGAGACTCTCCAACATAATTAACCTTCACTCTCTCCGTTTGCAGTGGCCCATGCTGGGACCATGGGCTGCGTGCTGCTGCAACATGGGAATGTGGACGAGGAAGACACCTAGTTGTTGTAGCGACATAGAAGGAGCAGGTTAAAATGTTGGAgtgaagatttaaaaaaaaaaaagaagcagggTAGGCTGATAAAAATTAGATAAGTAAGGCAACTCTTGTCAGCggtttaaaaaatatgattaacaAGTCTAATAATGGTGATGATTACTGGTACGTGTGCCTTTCCAGCAGTTAATCATGCAGCTTCTAAAACACTTCTGCCGACGCTGCTCGCTCCCCACAATAAATATGTAATCATTTACCTCCGTGCAGCAGACGGCCAGGAGGCTGGGAGGAAAACACCCCACTGTAAAACCACACACACGTACTCTTGTGTCGCTCTCTGTTTTACacttaaaaacatacacacattatatgCTTGCTCAAGGGCACATTAAATGATCATTTCCTGTATTCCTGAGTCTGATTATGTGCAGTATTCAtgtgcacacgtgtgtgtgtgagagagagagagagatctgcTGTTCATTCTACAGTCTTATACTGTAAATAGGGCAAAGATCCAAACATTTGTGATACTTTTTCCATGGCAGCACATTTACAGTGCGTCCTACTCTGACAATGTCATTGGCTCTTGGTTGTTTTTCTCAGTAGATCAAATGACCTCTCCTATGTTTTCTTCCTCACTTTGATACAGGAGCTTTTGATGCCACTGTCTGATGGTGTGTTTACGTGCCTTTGGCTTTTCACTCAGTCAATGGACTAATCAGAAATTCAGAGATACTTCCCTTTTTCTGGATGTCAACAGCTGTTTGGGAGGTACTGAGAAGAGAAAGCCAGGCAGGGTTACATATTACAAAGCTGCTTTAGAATATATTAGTCAGCTGTaacaaaaagcacaaacaacTACAGATTTACCTTCCCCTTATTAGATCCAAtatgttaattgtttttttttttagagtatTACTTTGTGTTAAGTATTGTTTTATCAGTTCTTTATGACTGAGGTGAACCACAGGAAAGAGCTGCTTATTAATCATTACTACCAacagttttgacaaaaaaatctaattagcAATAAGAACGGAGTTTGATTTATCTAATTTACTAGTAATAAACATTCTAAACATTATTTTGCGCAAATTCCTTTGTACATGCAGTTTCTTAATCTTATCAGAGCAAATGGTTTTATGAAAACAACCAAATTATATTCTCATTTTATTGCTACCATTACACTCAAACATGCATTATGTCATTAGAGGATTATCCAGGGACAGATTTGATGAGAGCCCGGCTTGTGTATTGACTCGTCTCAAAGCCTCAGGATTCCTCTAGCAATGCACTGCTCttatttcagttgttttgttCCCTGTTTGAACCAGCAGCAGAGTAATATGTCCCATATGCTATCAGGAATTTATCCCCCACAGAAAAAGTATGGAAACAATAGTGTGCTTAGGTCTTACCCACCCAGAGCTATACTGTACATCCCTGGCTGAAAGATGCATTATGTTCACAGCAGCAATTGTCCCTCCTTGCTACAAAGTTATCTCTGTCTCCCATATGTTTTGCCACTTTTTGCGTTTGAATGGCATTTATATGCTGATGTTTCTCATCATGGACTtaaactgtcacacacacacacacacgcacatccaAGCTGTCACAGTGAGTGAGCATAAGGAAGAGTTCATGTTGAGGTTTTACCTTTTCTCTGTGCAATGTGGTCTAATCTTTGAACCCCTCTGCCTTTCTAAAGGACTCCACTCAACCCTTTCTTTGATGCCAAACCCCTGACTGcatatttgtgaaaatgcacCTTCTCCACACCATATTTTTGCCCTCTTCttttctgatgatttttttcccttctcatTCCTGCCATCTCATACACTGTAGTTAAGTGAAGTTTCCATGAGCCATCATGGGGTCATTGTAGCAGATGCCAGTGTGAATAGATGACACTAATGTGAACAACAAAGTTGTATCACTGGCACAAGCAGGGCAGCTGTCAgaattaaatttatttaactCTGATTCACAATAACGGCCTTAGCATAGATTAAAATCTTAACAACATCTGCTTCCAGTGGTGCTCTTGCCATGTGTGAGCTAGTTTCTGGAAAGGTTAGTCTTTCATTTGAGTTTACAAAGCTCTTAGGTGTAACTACCATTGAAAACTTTTCTCATGTTAAATTTCTATCTTCTTGCTATATGTAGGTTGAAATAAAGCTGTTAATTGTTTACATAAAACACCTGTTTTACAGCAATAGGTGGCTAATTACAAATAGATAAAGTGTATACTAGAACAAATTGTATTCTCTGTTATCTATTTGTACATGCAgtatccctgtgtgtgtgtgtgtgtctgcaagtgAGCGTGCAAaatgtgcatgcacacagcGGCCCAGTCATGCCTTAGGCATTCTCGATTCCTAAAGCCTTGTCAAAAGAGGGGAGCTAACAAATGGTGGCAGTACACCACACTGAGGCAATGCATGCTATAATAACACTTCCTGCCATCTTGCTGCTGTTGGCACAGCTGCATCAGGTGAGCAGCGGGGGTTGCACCTTCACTAATGCTAACTCTTCTCCTGTTCTGCTTCCCCTGTTCCCCACCCGCATCCATTCTAATAGAGTCCCAGAGTCACCTGCTCTATTTACATGATGCTAATGAACAAACAGTGGTAGGAACAGATGCCACCAGAACAACAAATGTAATAAAAGGCTTGGGGTGGAAAAGGAGCAGCAGGTTTGGGTGGAGGAAGAGATAAGGGGGGGCAGAGGCAGTGTGTGGGTGAGACAAAACACGGAGGAAAAATATAAAGCTCCCTCTGGGAAGATTTGTTTGCCAATTGAAAGCATGAAGTAAGTTGTAACTTGCCCCTTACTGAAAATAAAGTGTCACTTGTCATGGATGTtacatgatgatttttttttcatctctagTCTCcctaagaaaaacaaaaaaacaaaaaaagtgaggCCGCTTAGCAGCTGACTTCTATTAAAGAGAGTAAGCAGTAGAGGTATTTGTTACACTTGAAGTACTGTGTATTTTAGAGGGGTTTGGGggatttacattttgtttcaagGGCCATTTGACACTATGTCCCTGCTGTGTTGATTGACTGGATAACTCAGTCAAGTTACCATTGTTGTTTACATGACTGGCAAGGGAATATGATTTTCTGTGTCATCAGGGCTGAAATATGAATGCACatacagctgtttgttttctctaaTATCAATAATTCTAATGTATATTATTAGcagctatatatatatgtatatatatatatatatatatatatatatatatatatataaaggatTGTGAAATAGAAATTCTACTCATTAAGCCTGACTGAACACTGGCCAATATAACACTTAAAAGTCACTCTCTCATGATGGGGGAGCCATCTGTGTTAGCCCAGGGCATGTGTTGTGGCATCAACCTGCTGCCAATGctgctacagtatatatatattcagagGAGTGAGTGTGTGGGACTGATATGTGCTAACAAGCCCAGGTGAACATGGCTAGCCTCACCTCCTAATGCGCTAATAAATGCAGTGGTTTGACAAACCGCTGTCTATGTTAATATATGCACCTTCACCTCCCTGTGACAAGGTGAGGTAGTGAGGGCAGGTAAACAACACACTACAGCTGGAGGGTTGATGGGTATGGTCTAGTACATGTTtgaatgcatgtgtatgtgtttctcaTCCTGACACCCTACTTTTCTGAACATTGACTTGACAAGGAGCAGATGTCCctgaattcatttttttgtgttctgtTAGCTAACAGACATTAAGTTGTGGTGTTAAATATAATACCCTTTTCAAATACTGCAGTTAAATCTTATTTAattaacatgaaattaaaaGGCATATCTCTCTCAAAAATGCTTGTATCTATAGAACTATGTTTTAATATGGCTTTATAAAACTACTATAtccttaaaaaatattatattctgTAGATTTATGTAGTGCTCTTATTTAGATAAGAATATATGATAAAGATTGAATCAAACATTTCCATTGAACCTACCTGCAACTGTTgcaattacagtatattaaaataaaatgttaacattacCAAGTTTTAGCACTGACCTGTCTCGGCTCCGCCGGGAGGGGAAAGCAGCGTTGCAGCCAGCCACAGTGCACACATGCATCTCTTTGAGATGCACATTCTTGTAGTGCAGTTTCATGCTATAGGAGCTCTTGAAGCTCTTCTTACACACATAGCAGATCTTGGGATCCGGACTTGAGCGTGGGTCTCCCTCTGGTGATTGAGAAGAAGGGAATTTGGGTGGGCTGGCACCGTAGCCCATCGAAGAGATGAAGCTCTCATGCAGAGCAGCCATGCTTGCAGCAGCggcagctgctgctgccatgCCTCCATTGTAGAGACCATACTGGCTCATGCAAAACATGTCATAAGTAGGATCGTTGAGTTCTTCCTTGATCTTGATAGGAGGCTGATGAGGGGAGGGTGAGGAATGGCCCTTGCCTTCCATTTCCTTTCTCAAATGGACTTCCTCTCCACCCTCATCGTCCTGTTCCTTGTCCAGAACCCTTCCACCCctgctgtgtttttgctgttCCTCCACATCCATCAGCTCATCACGATAAAACATCTTGGAATCAGAGGTTTCAGACTCATTCTCAAAGTCTCTCTCGTGGTCCTGATCCTCAGAGGTGAAGCTGTCCATGCAACGTAGCTCATTGGAGCCTTGAAGATCATTTCCACCCCTGCTGTCACTACCAGTCCCCTCCCGGCATTCATCTTCACTTTGTCTCATCATGCCTCTAAGAGCTAGGCCAGGGCTCATCTCGTCCTGGGAGGGGGATTGCTGCCCACTACCACCACTGTGGTTCCCAGTACCACTGCCACCGTTATTGTTGCTGTTAcagtttccattcattttgaCATTGTTGTGAAGAAGTGATgagtggtgatggtggtgattaTGGTGGATGTTATCATCATTATCCTCATCTTTGTCCTCGTATTCATCTGCCACATCAATCACTTCCTTCTCAATCTTCACTGGCATGCTAGATTTACGAGGCTTCTTTTTGGGCGTGGGGTCACTGCTGCCAGTGGTGGGGTCCTGATTACAATTAGGTATAGTTAAGCGGTGGGACATGAGTCCTGCCTCTGACACATGAACATTATTATGTGAAgccacagctgcagcagccaacagctgctgttgctggtCCATCAGGGTGGTActgttggtggtggtgggcaGAATGGGGCTGGTGGGCAGAGACACTGGAGGACTAACAAGGTCTGCGGGGGACAGTAGTGTACGGTAGAATGGGGGCACTGGCTGGACTGGCTGCACTGACTTCAGGGAGGGGAACACCAGTGGGCTCTGCAGAGGTGACTGAAGCATAGGGTCTATCGGTGGGGTTGTGAAGCCCAGTGGTGGCCTTCCAGGGCTGGTGAGTGTGAAGCCACCATTCTTGGTGCTTGAGATGACAGGTGTGCCAGTGGTTGAAGTGGCACGGATGAGGTCCTTGTCCCGGTTATTACGCAACATGGGCATGTGCAACCTTGGATTGGGATTGGCACTGTGGCGGTTGCGGCTGCGCAGTGAGCTGAAGACCATGTTGCAGCCTTCAATGGTGCAACGGTGTTTGATCTTCAAGTGTACAGCATTATAATGTATCTTAAGTGTGCCTTTATCATAAAAGGTTTTGCCACAAGAGTTGCAGCACACACGACCCTTGCGTGAGGTGGATCCCATGCGGCGCATGCGATGCATCTTGGAAGCAAAAGAGGGATGGGTGATGGTTTTAGACTGCTCTTCCTTTACATAGTGGTGTTGTACCTGGTGGTCACTCAAGCTGTTGGATTGCTGAGGTTGATTTTGGGACTGCTGTTGgccctgctgctgttgctgctggagctgtgtctgttgttgctgctgttgttgagCCTGCTGGGTGGAAGGAGATGGTGAGATGGGTGATGCCCTGTTATTGGGTTCTGTCTTGGGTTCAATGTTGTTCATGACTCCTAGGGCTCCACGGCTAGGGCTCTGGCCTGTGCGGAAGGGTGACAGGGACACTTCTGATTCACTGGTCTCGACCTGTTCAACTTGGTTGGGCAGGCTGGGCTCCCGGAGCCGGAGAGCGGATTGCTCCATAGGCAGACCATTGGGGGGCAAGCCAAGCATGGGAGCAGAGACTGGGTTGATGTACTGGAAGGGCAGGAGGAAGGCAAGGCTGTTGGGGATATTCTCAAAATGGTGAATGCTGGATGGGCTACTGTTTTCCAGATGTGTCAGGAGTCCCGGGCTGCGGGTCCTGTTGTTGCTTTCTATGAACGTCCTAATCCCGGAGTCTGTCTTGGAGGAGGGAACTGTAACTGCCTGACCTTCCTTCTCCTGAATGGCCATCAGCTCCACAATGGACTTGGTCTCACCAAAGCGCAGGAACTGCTGCAGGGTGATGATCTCCTCTTCTCGGGACATTATGGTCCAGCGGTCCAGCACCTTGCCTGCAGCATCCTACATGCCCCAGaagagacaagagagaagacaaaaatacaaaccatTATTGATTGTGCATAATCAGTGTGGTCAAAGGAGAAGATAGAGCAGGGGTTAGTTTGTAAGGGCAAGCTTTTCTGCTCATGAAATTCAGAGGCCCCTGGAGCAACAAGTAACTAACAGAGCTTTGTCGAAAACCTCCCCCCTCCACTGTCCCTTTTTCCAATCCActtttcactcattcattttttctATAAATCAGCCCTGCACATGCAATCATTAATCAAGCAGTGATGAGCATAGGCAAGAATTTAATTGAGCCTCAAGCAAACAAATCAAAAGCACTGAAGTGGGCCTATTAGCAGGTCTCTGCGACTTTCAACATTGTAGGGATGTTAATCTGTGACACTGACAAAAACAGCTTTGTAAAAGATTTGAACTCTTGCTGGGTCTCCCTCTGTACACAAACTGTACCTAGGGACATTTACAAAATTGTGTGAGCCAGAGAAAAAATGGCTAACAGAAATAATAGAATAATTAATGCAAGCCACTAATCGCACCTTGGTTGGCAGgattttttcctgtgtgttctTCATCTCATCTCTAAGGCAGTGAAATGCTTGAGGGAGGATGGGACTGCTACACTGAGTATCAGGGAATGGCGTTGGACATTCAAAGAGAaaaattcatgtttatttaagGTCGCAGTCGAGGATGCCATTACAGTG is part of the Thunnus albacares chromosome 3, fThuAlb1.1, whole genome shotgun sequence genome and harbors:
- the bnc2 gene encoding zinc finger protein basonuclin-2 isoform X1; the protein is MLRRSVQFLSGCGGVQRSQRERERERERERERERARERGKERGQAARHGRRERDTITEREKERERERERERSGRQGELDSWWLTPTPHLHFAGTGTELMSKEAELDVRGSECDTVPPEPSTDPEPPRPPSAKAKGPNGTAGDCTSIPSSSHSSSSSTSSSSSSSSSSSRSGLGGISIVSSSAEGAGESSMQFSTRPPSAEQPGFMGTWQQQSTDSNLLYRMSQQGAVTRLPLKCDRSTMGRDLEEAIRCTLVNCTCECFQPGKIHLRTCDQCKHGWVAHALDKLSTQHLYHPTQVEIVQSNVVFDISSLMLYGTQAVPVRLKILLDRLFSVLKQEEVLHILHGLGWTLRDYVRGYILQDAAGKVLDRWTIMSREEEIITLQQFLRFGETKSIVELMAIQEKEGQAVTVPSSKTDSGIRTFIESNNRTRSPGLLTHLENSSPSSIHHFENIPNSLAFLLPFQYINPVSAPMLGLPPNGLPMEQSALRLREPSLPNQVEQVETSESEVSLSPFRTGQSPSRGALGVMNNIEPKTEPNNRASPISPSPSTQQAQQQQQQQTQLQQQQQQGQQQSQNQPQQSNSLSDHQVQHHYVKEEQSKTITHPSFASKMHRMRRMGSTSRKGRVCCNSCGKTFYDKGTLKIHYNAVHLKIKHRCTIEGCNMVFSSLRSRNRHSANPNPRLHMPMLRNNRDKDLIRATSTTGTPVISSTKNGGFTLTSPGRPPLGFTTPPIDPMLQSPLQSPLVFPSLKSVQPVQPVPPFYRTLLSPADLVSPPVSLPTSPILPTTTNSTTLMDQQQQLLAAAAVASHNNVHVSEAGLMSHRLTIPNCNQDPTTGSSDPTPKKKPRKSSMPVKIEKEVIDVADEYEDKDEDNDDNIHHNHHHHHSSLLHNNVKMNGNCNSNNNGGSGTGNHSGGSGQQSPSQDEMSPGLALRGMMRQSEDECREGTGSDSRGGNDLQGSNELRCMDSFTSEDQDHERDFENESETSDSKMFYRDELMDVEEQQKHSRGGRVLDKEQDDEGGEEVHLRKEMEGKGHSSPSPHQPPIKIKEELNDPTYDMFCMSQYGLYNGGMAAAAAAAASMAALHESFISSMGYGASPPKFPSSQSPEGDPRSSPDPKICYVCKKSFKSSYSMKLHYKNVHLKEMHVCTVAGCNAAFPSRRSRDRHSSNINLHRKLLTKELDDIVLDPQLTPLPKDLRAELLAKIYAGHHMGLDPMAGMGIGGASFGPTGLNHDARSPTSNEYPHHPLNQDLKNHHTNGFSRGQPDDYMVLDLSTTSSVQSSSSVHSSHESDEGSDEGILLDDLEEEEGEEDEEEGNSEGEDCSQRATGRGEGRHQDETGEIRGGRQGDGLEPSSSPFLLSSTGGSNSGSSGILCNICHKMYSNKGTLRVHYKTVHLREMHKCKIPGCNMVFSSVRSRNRHSQNPNLHKNMPFSTIID
- the bnc2 gene encoding zinc finger protein basonuclin-2 isoform X4, with amino-acid sequence MLAEAIRCTLVNCTCECFQPGKIHLRTCDQCKHGWVAHALDKLSTQHLYHPTQVEIVQSNVVFDISSLMLYGTQAVPVRLKILLDRLFSVLKQEEVLHILHGLGWTLRDYVRGYILQDAAGKVLDRWTIMSREEEIITLQQFLRFGETKSIVELMAIQEKEGQAVTVPSSKTDSGIRTFIESNNRTRSPGLLTHLENSSPSSIHHFENIPNSLAFLLPFQYINPVSAPMLGLPPNGLPMEQSALRLREPSLPNQVEQVETSESEVSLSPFRTGQSPSRGALGVMNNIEPKTEPNNRASPISPSPSTQQAQQQQQQQTQLQQQQQQGQQQSQNQPQQSNSLSDHQVQHHYVKEEQSKTITHPSFASKMHRMRRMGSTSRKGRVCCNSCGKTFYDKGTLKIHYNAVHLKIKHRCTIEGCNMVFSSLRSRNRHSANPNPRLHMPMLRNNRDKDLIRATSTTGTPVISSTKNGGFTLTSPGRPPLGFTTPPIDPMLQSPLQSPLVFPSLKSVQPVQPVPPFYRTLLSPADLVSPPVSLPTSPILPTTTNSTTLMDQQQQLLAAAAVASHNNVHVSEAGLMSHRLTIPNCNQDPTTGSSDPTPKKKPRKSSMPVKIEKEVIDVADEYEDKDEDNDDNIHHNHHHHHSSLLHNNVKMNGNCNSNNNGGSGTGNHSGGSGQQSPSQDEMSPGLALRGMMRQSEDECREGTGSDSRGGNDLQGSNELRCMDSFTSEDQDHERDFENESETSDSKMFYRDELMDVEEQQKHSRGGRVLDKEQDDEGGEEVHLRKEMEGKGHSSPSPHQPPIKIKEELNDPTYDMFCMSQYGLYNGGMAAAAAAAASMAALHESFISSMGYGASPPKFPSSQSPEGDPRSSPDPKICYVCKKSFKSSYSMKLHYKNVHLKEMHVCTVAGCNAAFPSRRSRDRHSSNINLHRKLLTKELDDIVLDPQLTPLPKDLRAELLAKIYAGHHMGLDPMAGMGIGGASFGPTGLNHDARSPTSNEYPHHPLNQDLKNHHTNGFSRGQPDDYMVLDLSTTSSVQSSSSVHSSHESDEGSDEGILLDDLEEEEGEEDEEEGNSEGEDCSQRATGRGEGRHQDETGEIRGGRQGDGLEPSSSPFLLSSTGGSNSGSSGILCNICHKMYSNKGTLRVHYKTVHLREMHKCKIPGCNMVFSSVRSRNRHSQNPNLHKNMPFSTIID